CCAACTCGATGAACATGGTTAACGCTACGCTCGAAGGTCTCTCCCGCTTGAAGCGCGCCGAAGATGTGGCGAAACTTCGCGGCAAGACCGTCGAGGAGCTACTACGATAACGAGGAGGGGACGTTCGTGGCGAAATTGCAAATCACCCTCAAGCGCAGCTTGATCGGTCGCCCGGAAGACCAACGCGTTACGGTCCGGACACTGGGCCTCCGCAAGATGCACCAGTCCGTCGTGCAGAACGACAATCCGGCCATTCGCGGAATGGTCAACAAAGTGATACACTTGGTAGATGTAAAAGAAGTCGAGTAAACAAAATTTCGTCGAAGTTCTTCGATGATTTTCTTGTGCATGGAACTATATGAAGGAGGTGCGACGATGAAAATCCACGAACTGCAACCGGCACCGGGTTCGCGTCAAACGCGCAAGCGCGTTGGCCGCGGCGTCGGCAGCGGCATGGGCAAAACGTCGACACGAGGTCACAAAGGTCAGAACGCACGTTCCGGCGGCGGTGTACGCCCTGGTTTCGAAGGCGGTCAGAACCCGTTGTACCGCCGTTTGCCGAAGCGCGGTTTCAATAACCCGTTCCGCAAAGAGTACGCGATTGTGAACCTTGAGCAGTTGAACAACTTTGCCGACGGCACGGAAGTGACTCCGGAGATCTTGATCAACTCCGGAATCATCAAGA
This Paenibacillus antri DNA region includes the following protein-coding sequences:
- the rplO gene encoding 50S ribosomal protein L15; translation: MKIHELQPAPGSRQTRKRVGRGVGSGMGKTSTRGHKGQNARSGGGVRPGFEGGQNPLYRRLPKRGFNNPFRKEYAIVNLEQLNNFADGTEVTPEILINSGIIKNPLAGIKVLGDGELTVKLSVKANKFSKSAVEKITAAGGNAEVI
- the rpmD gene encoding 50S ribosomal protein L30; the encoded protein is MAKLQITLKRSLIGRPEDQRVTVRTLGLRKMHQSVVQNDNPAIRGMVNKVIHLVDVKEVE